A genomic window from Paramormyrops kingsleyae isolate MSU_618 chromosome 23, PKINGS_0.4, whole genome shotgun sequence includes:
- the LOC140581980 gene encoding uncharacterized protein — protein MGVDKDAELGELQSEDGTPEPGGESSQQQTEDGTPDTGEDGGQLYAEEWTHEAVGESDELITEDEIQNSSHDVAQTECELCVLRRAEINRLLEENRELRRELNECRISDDFFGEDDEKVKYYTGLPNLGTFMALFRFLVPLMHGQRKILTPFQMLLLTFMRLRLDLPPQHLAHLFRISPKTVYRTINEMVSFLHANLRRSIVWPERETLRKIMPHEFVEAFGHRVAVIIDCFEIFTERPSNLKARAQMFSSYKHHHTMKYLIGITPKGAICFLSKGWGGRTSDKHITLNSGFLANLLPGDIVLADRGFDIQECVGMLCAEVKLPAFTKGYCQLAARDVEETRKIAHLRIHVERVIGNVWQKYKILTGTIPINMILPCGGEEVTMLDKVVTVCCALTNQCPTVV, from the coding sequence ATGGGGGTCGACAAGGATGCAGAACTTGGAGAGCTGCAGAGTGAGGATGGCACACCGGAGCCTGGTGGTGAAAGCAGCCAGCAACAGACTGAGGATGGGACACCTGACACTGGAGAAGATGGTGGTCAGCTCTATGCTGAAGAGTGGACACATGAGGCAGTAGGAGAAAGTGATGAGCTCATCACTGAGGATGAGATACAGAACAGCAGTCATGACGTGGCACAGACTGAATGTGAATTGTGTGTGCTCAGGCGTGCAGAAATAAACCGCCTGTTGGAAGAAAACAGAGAGCTACGACGTGAACTCAATGAGTGCAGGATATCTGATGATTTCTTTGGAGAGGACGATGAAAAAGTAAAGTACTATACAGGTCTGCCAAACCTGGGAACCTTTATGGCATTATTCAGGTTTTTGGTACCTCTCATGCATGGTCAAAGGAAAATTCTCACCCCATTTCAAATGCTCCTGTTAACTTTCATGCGCCTTCGATTGGATCTGCCTCCACAACACCTAGCTCATCTGTTTCGGATTTCCCCAAAGACAGTGTATAGAACAATCAATGAAATGGTGTCATTTTTACATGCAAACTTGAGGCGTTCTATTGTAtggccagagagagagacactgcGCAAAATTATGcctcatgagtttgtggaggccTTTGGACACAGAGTGGCAGTGATTATTGACTGTTTTGAGATTTTCACTGAGAGACCATCAAATCTGAAAGCACGTGCCCAAATGTTTTCCAGCTATAAGCACCACCACACTATGAAATACCTGATAGGTATTACTCCCAAGGgagccatttgttttttatcaAAAGGCTGGGGAGGTCGTACAAGTGATAAACATATAACGCTGAACAGTGGTTTTCTTGCTAATCTGTTGCCTGGGGACATTGTCTTGGCTGACAGAGGTTTTGACATACAGGAATGTGTGGGCATGTTGTGTGCAGAGGTCAAACTTCCAGCGTTTACTAAAGGCTACTGTCAGTTAGCAGCCAGAGATGTGGAGGAAACTAGAAAAATAGCACATTTGAGAATCCATGTTGAAAGGGTCATTGGAAATGTCTGgcagaaatataaaattttaacaggGACCATTCCTATAAACATGATTCTTCCATGTGGAGGTGAAGAAGTTACAATGCTGGATAAAGttgtcactgtgtgctgtgcctTGACAAACCAATGCCCAACTGTAGTTTAG